One Pseudomonadota bacterium genomic window carries:
- a CDS encoding Lrp/AsnC family transcriptional regulator: MEKILKKLPDDFPLTENPYKEIALGIGISEDELIERLRNLKNEGVIRRIAAILYHRKASYTHNAMVVWNAEKDIEKTGEIMASFSEVSHCYERDRGGYWQYNIYTMIHGKSMKECNDIAQRISEKIGIKDYRMFFSKREFKKIALTVSHE; this comes from the coding sequence GTGGAAAAAATCTTAAAAAAACTACCTGATGACTTTCCGTTAACCGAAAATCCATATAAAGAAATCGCACTGGGGATAGGCATAAGCGAGGATGAACTTATAGAGCGCTTAAGGAATCTGAAAAATGAAGGTGTTATCAGACGGATAGCCGCCATCCTCTATCACCGAAAGGCATCCTATACGCACAATGCAATGGTCGTGTGGAATGCGGAAAAAGATATTGAAAAAACAGGTGAAATAATGGCCTCCTTCTCTGAGGTAAGTCACTGCTACGAAAGGGACAGGGGAGGATACTGGCAGTACAACATATACACCATGATACACGGAAAGAGCATGAAGGAATGCAATGATATCGCCCAACGCATATCAGAAAAAATTGGCATAAAAGATTATCGGATGTTTTTCAGCAAGAGGGAGTTCAAAAAAATTGCACTGACGGTAAGTCATGAATAA
- a CDS encoding ATP-binding protein, with amino-acid sequence MFSTLYAELSHPTTVIHAMIGPRQVGKTTIARQIQESINISTIYATADSPVPLDTTWIETQWRRAIADGTASGAPVILILDELQKVRGWSETLKLLWDSRPAFPEVRVLILGSSALLMQEGLSESLAGRFFLHRCNHWGYLECRDAFNWSLEQWIYFGGYPGAAAFIDNETSWKRYITDSLIETVLARDVMQMSKVAKPVLLRHLFALAATLPAQFVSYTKMLGQLHDAGNTTTLAHYLKLLEYAFLASGLELFSRGLQRKRGSSPKLVLWNNALVNALSTRSFSYSLDDTIWWGRLVENAVGAHLCNNLNSVEYTITYWREGDHEVDFVVSRGRDIWAIEVKSGRSGKAVGLTRFRNRYPDAHVLLVGGQGIPLVEFFSTDTALWFVS; translated from the coding sequence TTGTTCTCAACCCTTTACGCTGAGCTTTCCCACCCGACCACAGTTATTCATGCCATGATCGGCCCCAGGCAAGTGGGAAAGACTACTATCGCCCGACAGATTCAAGAGTCTATCAACATTTCCACGATATATGCCACTGCCGACAGCCCTGTGCCTTTAGACACGACCTGGATCGAGACACAATGGCGCCGGGCCATTGCCGACGGTACCGCATCTGGTGCTCCGGTAATTCTCATTCTCGATGAGCTTCAAAAAGTACGGGGATGGAGCGAAACCCTCAAACTTCTCTGGGATAGTCGCCCCGCTTTCCCGGAGGTTCGCGTATTGATTCTTGGATCATCCGCTTTGTTGATGCAGGAAGGATTGTCGGAGAGTCTTGCAGGCAGGTTCTTTTTGCACCGATGTAATCATTGGGGGTATTTGGAGTGCCGCGATGCCTTCAACTGGAGCCTGGAGCAATGGATCTATTTTGGCGGCTATCCTGGGGCGGCAGCATTCATTGATAACGAGACTTCATGGAAGCGCTATATTACCGATTCCCTTATCGAGACCGTTCTGGCGCGGGATGTTATGCAGATGAGCAAAGTCGCCAAGCCGGTGCTACTGCGTCATCTCTTTGCCTTAGCGGCCACGCTTCCTGCCCAGTTTGTTTCTTACACAAAAATGTTGGGCCAGCTTCATGATGCCGGCAACACCACCACACTTGCCCACTATCTGAAACTACTTGAATACGCATTTCTTGCCAGTGGTCTGGAGCTTTTCTCGCGGGGGCTACAGCGTAAGCGCGGTAGCAGTCCGAAGCTGGTGCTCTGGAACAATGCCCTGGTGAACGCCCTTTCTACGCGAAGCTTTTCCTATTCCCTCGATGATACGATCTGGTGGGGACGCCTTGTGGAAAACGCTGTAGGCGCACATCTATGCAACAACCTTAATTCGGTGGAATATACTATTACCTACTGGCGGGAGGGGGATCATGAAGTCGATTTCGTCGTATCCAGAGGGCGTGACATCTGGGCTATCGAAGTAAAAAGCGGTAGAAGCGGCAAAGCGGTGGGTTTGACCCGTTTTCGCAATCGTTATCCCGATGCACATGTGTTGCTTGTGGGAGGGCAGGGAATTCCGCTGGTGGAGTTTTTCAGCACGGACACAGCCCTGTGGTTCGTATCATGA
- a CDS encoding SIR2 family protein, with translation MPLNTTITQSPVILFLGAGASVPLGKPVMEKFVTRLIEDTEAGDFANLLSILVSARGHDLESIMGDLETFLSLDYVSSFVFQSKPTFQADWSDAARLRSLIRHSIIREYRTIDVKRTIEVYQPLFDTIFSHVDSAVYCLPVFTTNYDLAIESFCNEQAYPRHYDLIDGMEEWGRETIWTPSEFETLRIRAPMVGETESDDLAKALTVLSKTIDQTFSVGSEPQRRKLVLFKLHGSVNWMRVTSTGKIMQSLPMYDVVDSDEYQNTIIYPAGNKVATSEPYLTAYDYFSRCCEHAKLVIAIGYSFRDYDALVSLLKARRVNDELTLLLLSPDAYKVLESIPDEDRIFWTRAIYGYFGNMDSETKYLPEIDEALRACLKK, from the coding sequence ATGCCACTAAACACAACTATTACGCAATCACCTGTCATTCTATTTCTCGGTGCTGGTGCATCAGTTCCTCTTGGGAAACCTGTTATGGAGAAATTTGTCACAAGACTTATTGAAGACACTGAGGCTGGAGATTTTGCTAATTTATTATCAATTCTCGTATCAGCCAGAGGGCACGATTTAGAGTCGATCATGGGGGATCTTGAGACTTTTTTGAGCTTAGACTACGTGTCATCATTCGTGTTCCAAAGCAAACCGACATTCCAGGCAGACTGGAGTGATGCTGCCAGATTACGATCCTTAATACGGCATTCTATTATCCGAGAGTATCGCACTATCGATGTCAAAAGGACTATAGAGGTGTATCAACCTCTATTTGACACCATATTCTCCCATGTGGACTCAGCAGTCTACTGCTTGCCTGTATTCACCACGAACTATGATTTGGCAATTGAAAGTTTTTGTAATGAGCAAGCTTATCCTCGTCATTATGATCTCATCGATGGTATGGAGGAGTGGGGCCGAGAAACAATTTGGACCCCCAGTGAGTTTGAGACGCTTCGAATCAGAGCACCCATGGTTGGTGAGACTGAGTCAGATGATCTCGCAAAGGCACTTACCGTGCTTTCGAAAACGATTGATCAGACATTTAGCGTCGGTTCCGAGCCTCAGCGCCGGAAGCTTGTCCTTTTCAAGCTTCATGGATCAGTAAATTGGATGCGCGTGACATCGACAGGAAAAATCATGCAATCATTACCTATGTACGATGTCGTTGATTCAGATGAATACCAAAATACAATCATCTATCCGGCTGGTAATAAAGTGGCCACATCGGAGCCCTATTTGACTGCTTACGATTACTTCTCCCGATGTTGTGAGCATGCAAAACTCGTAATTGCCATTGGATACTCCTTCCGCGACTATGACGCGTTGGTTAGTCTTCTGAAAGCAAGACGGGTGAATGACGAGTTGACACTTCTGCTGTTATCTCCTGATGCATATAAGGTTTTGGAGAGCATACCCGATGAAGATAGAATTTTCTGGACCCGAGCGATATATGGTTATTTTGGAAATATGGATAGCGAGACCAAATACTTGCCAGAAATCGATGAGGCGCTTCGGGCCTGCCTTAAGAAGTGA
- a CDS encoding ABC transporter permease, whose product MYSKKPIHYNPFLQITEALKELGSIGAMFLETVHQTFRRPFKLNYIFKQMEFIGVNSSVIVIITGVFTGMVLALQSYHGFRKFGGEGLVGATVALSMTRELGPVLTALMVTGRAGSAMAAELGTMRVTEQIDALTVMALNPVKYLVVPRVVAAFFMLPVLTIISDFVGILGGYIVGVKLLGINEGAFITKIIKHLDLDDIYNGLIKAACFGIILSLISCYKGFYTSGGAEGVGKSTTEAVVISSVSILISDYVLTSLMF is encoded by the coding sequence ATGTACAGTAAAAAGCCTATACATTACAATCCCTTCTTGCAAATTACGGAAGCCTTGAAAGAACTTGGAAGCATCGGGGCAATGTTCCTTGAAACCGTACATCAAACCTTCAGAAGGCCTTTTAAGCTGAACTATATCTTTAAACAAATGGAATTTATCGGTGTAAATTCTTCCGTTATTGTAATCATTACCGGAGTTTTTACCGGAATGGTGCTTGCCCTTCAATCATATCACGGTTTCAGAAAGTTTGGAGGTGAAGGGCTTGTTGGGGCAACGGTAGCATTGAGTATGACGAGAGAGCTCGGTCCGGTGCTTACGGCCCTTATGGTAACAGGGAGGGCAGGTTCGGCCATGGCTGCAGAACTTGGAACAATGAGAGTTACCGAGCAGATAGATGCTTTGACGGTAATGGCCCTTAATCCGGTAAAATATCTGGTTGTTCCGAGGGTTGTAGCAGCATTTTTTATGCTGCCCGTATTGACTATCATATCTGATTTTGTTGGTATCCTCGGGGGATATATTGTGGGGGTGAAACTCCTGGGTATTAATGAGGGTGCATTTATCACCAAAATAATAAAGCATCTGGATCTCGATGATATTTACAATGGCCTTATAAAGGCAGCCTGTTTTGGAATAATCCTCAGTTTGATTTCCTGTTACAAAGGATTTTATACAAGTGGCGGGGCAGAGGGTGTAGGAAAATCAACAACTGAAGCGGTTG
- the hemL gene encoding glutamate-1-semialdehyde 2,1-aminomutase, producing the protein MNKEKSEKYFNEAQRLMPGGVNSPVRAFQSVHDTPFYVKKGKGAYLYDVDGNAYLDYVASWGAIILGHADDGLINEIKIALEDGTSFGACHPYEIELAQLIADAFPSIELMRLTSSGTEATMSAIRVARGFTGKDGIIKFGGCYHGHVDSLLVKAGSGLATFGVPDSKGIPEDLARHTYIADFNHIDSVSNIVEENQDIACIILEPVMGNMGVILPENDFLYKVEELCRKKHILLVFDEVITGFRVAFGGVQHLYDITPDITCMGKIIGGGFPIGLYGGKKEIMERVSPLGDVYQAGTLSGNPIAVRAGIYMLNYLKNNSQVYELIGKYGNELKNAILEIALKYDIPYTINSITGMFTGFFSDDHVHDYISALSADRTLYERFFKLMLEEGIFFAPSSFEASFVTLSHGDNELSKTVAAYERIFKKLS; encoded by the coding sequence ATGAATAAAGAAAAATCAGAAAAATATTTTAATGAAGCTCAAAGGCTGATGCCCGGCGGTGTCAACAGTCCTGTAAGGGCTTTTCAATCGGTTCATGATACACCCTTCTATGTAAAAAAAGGGAAGGGCGCATATCTGTATGATGTTGACGGCAATGCTTACCTCGACTATGTAGCTTCATGGGGTGCAATAATCCTCGGACATGCTGATGACGGACTCATCAATGAAATCAAAATTGCGCTGGAAGATGGAACAAGCTTCGGCGCATGTCACCCTTACGAAATTGAACTGGCACAACTCATTGCAGACGCTTTCCCGTCAATAGAACTTATGAGGCTTACCAGTTCAGGCACTGAAGCTACAATGAGCGCCATAAGGGTTGCGAGGGGGTTTACCGGAAAGGATGGTATTATCAAGTTCGGAGGGTGCTACCACGGACACGTGGACAGCCTTCTCGTCAAGGCAGGCTCCGGTCTTGCCACATTTGGCGTACCGGACAGCAAGGGCATACCGGAAGACCTTGCCAGACACACGTACATAGCCGATTTTAATCACATCGATTCAGTTTCAAATATTGTTGAAGAAAATCAGGATATTGCATGTATCATTTTAGAACCTGTTATGGGCAACATGGGCGTGATTTTGCCGGAAAATGACTTTCTTTATAAAGTTGAGGAGTTATGCAGGAAAAAGCATATCCTTCTTGTTTTTGATGAGGTTATAACGGGATTCAGGGTTGCCTTCGGCGGGGTTCAGCATCTATACGACATTACTCCCGACATAACTTGTATGGGAAAAATTATCGGCGGAGGTTTCCCTATAGGTCTTTATGGCGGGAAAAAGGAGATTATGGAGAGGGTTTCACCTCTCGGAGATGTATATCAGGCAGGTACCTTGTCAGGAAACCCGATTGCTGTAAGGGCCGGCATATATATGCTTAATTACTTGAAGAATAATTCGCAAGTATATGAATTAATAGGTAAATACGGCAACGAGCTAAAAAATGCCATACTTGAAATTGCCCTGAAGTATGACATTCCATACACGATAAACAGTATTACCGGTATGTTTACGGGCTTTTTTTCTGATGACCATGTCCATGATTACATCTCTGCTCTTTCCGCAGACCGCACCCTCTATGAGAGATTCTTTAAACTGATGCTTGAAGAGGGGATATTCTTTGCCCCGAGTTCATTTGAGGCTTCGTTTGTTACACTTTCCCATGGGGATAATGAACTGTCAAAAACAGTTGCAGCCTATGAAAGGATATTTAAAAAATTATCATGA
- the alr gene encoding alanine racemase, which produces MINNQRARAYVDLNVIDQNYRAIKILLPHNVKTLCVVKADAYGHGAVEIARKLESLGVNYLGVATTDEGIELRNNGITIPILVMSGILIWDEIEYLYKNKLTTVVYDINMLQRLKEESLTHDETLKIHIKVDTGMGRLGFNPDELPVVIREIKEPCKIEVEGCMSHFSSSENRDEYGFNQIATFNKALQLLKKNGINPELIHMANSGAIAQYPEAYFNMIRVGIALYGSYPSKGLSKILHVKPVMKFSSRIALIKEFPPGSSLSYGRTFITERKSRIAYIPVGYADGYPRSLSNKGSVLINDKRCNVVGRICMDWLLVDVTDKDNITVGEEVILLGSGIRDAITADEIAEHTGTIPYEILCKISKRVPRIYVQ; this is translated from the coding sequence ATGATAAACAACCAGAGAGCCCGGGCATATGTAGATTTAAATGTGATTGACCAGAACTACAGGGCGATTAAAATATTATTGCCGCATAATGTAAAAACCCTTTGTGTAGTAAAAGCTGATGCTTACGGTCACGGGGCAGTTGAAATAGCCCGAAAACTTGAATCTCTTGGTGTAAATTATCTCGGTGTTGCCACAACCGACGAAGGAATAGAGTTGAGGAATAATGGCATCACTATACCCATACTTGTGATGAGCGGCATATTAATATGGGATGAGATTGAATATCTCTATAAAAACAAGCTTACAACCGTTGTGTATGATATCAATATGCTTCAAAGGCTGAAGGAAGAATCGCTGACTCATGATGAAACCCTGAAAATCCATATAAAAGTAGATACAGGCATGGGAAGACTTGGTTTTAACCCTGACGAGCTGCCCGTTGTAATCAGAGAGATAAAAGAACCCTGCAAAATAGAAGTTGAAGGCTGCATGAGCCATTTTTCTTCCTCTGAAAACAGGGATGAATATGGTTTCAATCAGATAGCAACCTTTAATAAAGCTTTACAGCTTCTCAAAAAGAATGGTATTAATCCTGAGCTTATTCATATGGCGAACAGCGGTGCTATAGCACAATATCCCGAGGCGTACTTTAATATGATCCGTGTTGGTATTGCACTCTACGGTTCTTATCCATCGAAAGGCCTTTCAAAGATATTGCACGTAAAGCCTGTTATGAAGTTTTCCTCCAGGATAGCGCTTATAAAAGAATTTCCTCCAGGTTCCTCACTCAGCTACGGGAGAACTTTTATAACAGAGAGAAAATCGAGGATTGCATACATACCGGTTGGCTATGCAGATGGTTATCCCAGGTCGCTCTCAAATAAGGGGTCAGTTCTCATTAATGATAAGCGGTGTAATGTTGTAGGAAGGATATGTATGGACTGGCTGCTCGTTGATGTAACAGATAAAGATAATATTACTGTCGGGGAAGAGGTTATTCTTTTGGGAAGCGGTATTCGTGATGCGATAACAGCAGACGAGATCGCTGAACATACAGGAACAATTCCATACGAAATACTATGTAAAATATCAAAAAGGGTTCCAAGAATTTATGTACAGTAA
- a CDS encoding 3'-phosphoesterase — MPIFVIHEHHSKKLHYDFRLEIDGVLKSWAVPKGPSMSPQDKRLAIMVDDHPLEYGTFEEIIPDGQYGAGPVLIWDSGDYTPIAIDMVKKHIEFILNGNKLKGAFILTGLKGKEKEWLLIKKKDDFAQPSYEIKTELTKTKLADA; from the coding sequence ATGCCGATCTTTGTAATCCATGAACATCATTCCAAAAAACTTCATTACGATTTCAGGCTCGAAATAGATGGAGTACTCAAGTCCTGGGCTGTTCCAAAGGGGCCTTCCATGTCACCTCAGGATAAAAGGCTTGCCATCATGGTTGACGACCACCCGCTTGAATACGGTACTTTCGAGGAGATAATCCCGGATGGACAATATGGCGCCGGCCCTGTTCTCATCTGGGATTCAGGTGACTATACGCCAATTGCTATAGATATGGTCAAAAAACACATAGAGTTCATTCTTAACGGAAACAAGCTTAAGGGAGCATTCATATTAACGGGACTGAAAGGGAAAGAAAAAGAGTGGCTCCTCATTAAGAAAAAGGATGATTTTGCCCAACCATCTTATGAAATCAAAACGGAGCTTACAAAAACAAAGTTAGCCGATGCATAG